The DNA segment GTTCTTATTCAGTTTCGAAATGGCGATGACATTGAATTTTCGGGCGATATCAAGCGGGATTAATTTGACGATTTCCGGATTCAGCTCAATGTCGGACAGGCGCATTGTCCCCATATTGAGCTGCTTGCCGACAAAGGTAGTAATCTCCTCTTCCGAGGAGACCGCCCCAATAGAGACGAGAATCTGCTCAAACTTGCCCTTTTTCTCTTTGAAAATTGTTAATGCTTTATCCAGCTGGTCCTGGGTAATCTTCCCCGCTTTGACCAGCATCGTTCCGAGTTCGGCAGACATTTTTGAATCGTCCCAATTATTTAGCCGGTTACCCCTCTCCTATAGCGAGTCATTCAGGGTAGCCCGAACGAAGTTCAATCTTGAAAAATATCGTCCAGTTTGTTATTCGCCGATTTCGTAAATTCATCGGTCAGCCCGGTTCCGACATGCGCTCGCGATTTCAGCGATGAGAATATTTTCCCCAGCTCGATTGACGTTTCCTTGGCGTAAAGACGGACCATTCCAATTGTGGTTCGGTCATCAAAAATGACAGCCATAATGGAGCGGTCGCCCACCAGAGACATATGAATATGGTCTTTCTTTCCCTGGTGAAACAGGACGGAGAATTCTGACTCTCCCACCAGCCGGGCAATCTCCTTGGTCGAAGCAAAAGAGCCGGCCAGGAGAGCGGCCAGGGCGGTCGTGTCAAGAGAATGGGTGAATCCCTGTCGGGTAATCAGATGTCCATCCTTGTCCACCAGAAGAGCGCATTTGGCTTCGGCGCCCTTGAGCATGCGGGCAAGAATAGAATCGATTTTCTCAATCTCTTCTTCATATATTATCAGGTTGTCATCATTCACAGACGGCACCTCCTCAAATCATTTAATTCCGAATAATCGTTTAAAAAATCCCTGCTTCTTTTTTACAATCCGCTTGGGCGGAGCCATATATGGAGACGGTAACGAGGCTCCCGCGCCGGTATCGTGATACGGC comes from the Candidatus Zixiibacteriota bacterium genome and includes:
- a CDS encoding roadblock/LC7 domain-containing protein — its product is MNDDNLIIYEEEIEKIDSILARMLKGAEAKCALLVDKDGHLITRQGFTHSLDTTALAALLAGSFASTKEIARLVGESEFSVLFHQGKKDHIHMSLVGDRSIMAVIFDDRTTIGMVRLYAKETSIELGKIFSSLKSRAHVGTGLTDEFTKSANNKLDDIFQD